A region from the Triticum aestivum cultivar Chinese Spring chromosome 3D, IWGSC CS RefSeq v2.1, whole genome shotgun sequence genome encodes:
- the LOC123075911 gene encoding uncharacterized protein, with the protein MTKIFRCSYYRSKQPEPPEEDEESAAGEYEYVDLEDGQGKRGGSGEKPESGGGVDSDGPLTIDVVGTILIGISCIMVGCFFLGGSYLQAGLAGPDVALLVIAGALLLALGAAALAGLALRGYTVSSWFRGSD; encoded by the exons ATGACGAAGATTTTCAG gtgCAGCTACTATCGGTCGAAGCAACCTGAGCCGCCTGAGGAGGACGAAGAATCGGCGGCGGGGGAGTACGAGTACGTGGATCTCGAGGACGGCCAAGGCAAGCGTGGAGGCAGCGGCGAGAAGCCGGAATCCGGCGGCGGCGTGGACTCTGATGGGCCGCTCACGATCGACGTCGTTGGCACCATTCTCATCGGCATCTCGTGCATAATGGTAGGCTGCTTCTTCCTGGGTGGCTCCTACCTCCAGGCCGGCCTGGCGGGGCCAGACGTCGCCCTCCTGGTCATCGCTGGCGCCTTGTTGCTCGCCCTCGGGGCCGCCGCTTTGGCCGGTCTCGCCTTGCGAGGCTACACTGTCTCCTCGTGGTTTCGGGGTTCTGATTGA
- the LOC123075910 gene encoding uncharacterized protein, with protein MRKIFRSSFYRSKQPEPLPEEESAAGEYVDLEDGQGKHVKTPGCGGGGSSDSLALGRGICYILLGCALLGCSYLMPKPAQDSHFAAMIGVLYLAIEAAALALYTCTSRWRSSDSD; from the exons ATGAGGAAGATTTTCAG aaGCAGCTTCTACCGGTCCAAGCAACCCGAGCCGCTGCCGGAGGAGGAATCGGCAGCGGGGGAGTACGTGGATCTCGAGGATGGCCAAGGCAAGCATGTCAAGACGCCTGGATGCGGCGGTGGCGGCTCCAGTGACTCGCTCGCCCTCGGTCGGGGCATCTGCTACATACTGCTGGGCTGCGCCTTGCTGGGCTGCTCCTACCTCATGCCCAAACCGGCGCAGGACAGCCACTTCGCAGCCATGATCGGCGTCTTGTACCTCGCCATTGAAGCTGCCGCTCTGGCACTCTACACTTGCACCTCGAGGTGGCGGTCGTCGGATTCTGATTGA
- the LOC123075908 gene encoding uncharacterized protein, translating into MTKIFRCSYYRSKQPDEPPEEDEESAAGEYEYVDLEDGQGKQGGGDERPESGRLVDPDVVFTIHIAALCVMLGSFILSYSYLGTGVVAAWPDDVLQIIPGALLLALGAAAFAGLALRVCTFSTWFTVFC; encoded by the exons ATGACGAAGATTTTCAG GTGCAGCTACTATCGGTCGAAGCAACCCGACGAGCCGCCCGAGGAGGACGAAGAATCGGCGGCGGGGGAATACGAGTACGTGGATCTCGAGGACGGCCAAGGCAAGCAAGGAGGCGGCGACGAGAGGCCGGAATCCGGCCGTCTCGTGGACCCTGACGTCGTCTTCACCATTCACATCGCCGCCTTGTGCGTAATGTTGGGCTCCTTCATCCTGAGCTACTCCTACCTCGGCACCGGCGTGGTGGCCGCGTGGCCGGACGACGTCCTCCAGATCATCCCGGGCGCCTTGTTGCTCGCCCTCGGGGCCGCCGCTTTCGCCGGTCTCGCCTTGCGAGTCTGCACTTTCTCCACGTGGTTTACGGTTTTTTGTTGA
- the LOC123080957 gene encoding uncharacterized protein, with protein MTKILSFSRSKRADRPEEEEESAPMVAAGEYRDLEGGGNKDEGPPAGAGDGGAGRGDVGLFLAGLAAYFVSFIGIYYILLGKFYLPPEAGEDGGGPVVKAGAALLAVAGATAGGVISACCCCRRASPPADDEPSLVS; from the exons ATGACGAAGATCTTGAG CTTCTCCCGGTCGAAGCGGGCCGatcggccggaggaggaggaggagtcggcgcCGATGGTGGCTGCAGGGGAATACAGGGACCTCGAGGGCGGCGGTAACAAGGACGAAGGGCCGCCGGCGGGCGCCGGCGATGGTGGCGCGGGCCGTGGCGACGTCGGGCTGTTCCTCGCCGGCCTCGCGGCATACTTCGTGTCCTTCATCGGCATCTACTACATACTGCTCGGCAAATTCTACCTCCCGCCCGAGGCGGGGGAGGACGGCGGCGGGCCGGTCGTCAAAGCCGGCGCCGCCCTCCTGGCCGTCGCCGGGGCCACTGCGGGCGGCGTGATCtccgcctgctgctgctgccgtcGCGCCTCGCCGCCAGCGGATGACGAGCCATCGCTAGTTAGTTGA
- the LOC123080956 gene encoding UDP-D-apiose/UDP-D-xylose synthase: MASGGRTDLDGAAVAPLTICVIGAGGFIGSHLCEKLMAETQHTVLAVDVYCDKIRHLVDPPPPHLAGRISFHRLNIKNDSRLEGLIKMADLTINLAAICTPADYNTRPLDTIYSNFIDALPVVKYCSENSKRLIHFSTCEVYGKTIGSFLPKDHPLRKEPEFYVLTEDESPCIFGPIVKQRWSYACAKQLIERLVFAEGAENGLEFTIVRPFNWIGPRMDFIPGVDGPSEGVPRVLACFSNNLLRREPLKLVDGGESQRTFVYIKDAIEAVLLMIENPARANGHIFNVGNPDNEVTVRELAEMMTEVYAKVSGEPPLEEPVVDVSAKEFYGEGYDDSDKRIPDMTLINKQLGWNPKTPLKDLLETTLTYQHKTYKEAVKTQMCLATATPSS; encoded by the exons atGGCGAGCGGGGGCAGGACGGATCTGGACGGCGCCGCCGTGGCGCCGCTGACCATCTGCGTGATCGGCGCCGGCGGCTTCATCGGCTCGCACCTCTGCGAGAAGCTCATGGCCGAGACCCAGCACACGGTCCTCGCCGTCGACGTCTACTGCGACAAGATCCGCCACCTCGTCGACCCGCCCCCGCCCCACCTCGCCGGACGCATCTCCTTCCACCGCCTCAACATCAAGAACGACTCCCGCCTCGAGGGCCTCATCAAGATGGCCGAtctg ACGATAAACCTGGCGGCGATCTGCACGCCGGCGGACTACAACACGCGCCCGCTCGACACCATCTACAGCAACTTCATCGACGCGCTCCCGGTG GTCAAGTACTGCTCGGAGAACAGCAAGCGCCTGATCCACTTCTCCACGTGCGAGGTCTACGGCAAGACCATCGGCAGCTTCCTCCCCAAGGACCACCCCCTCCGCAAG GAACCTGAATTTTATGTGCTGACAGAAGATGAGTCACCCTGCATCTTTGGTCCAATCGTGAAACAGAGATGGTCCTACGCGTGTGCAAAGCAGCTTATCGAGAGGCTTGTTTTTG CTGAAGGCGCAGAAAATGGCCTTGAATTCACGATTGTGAGACCTTTCAATTGGATTGGGCCAAGGATGGACTTCATTCCTGGCGTTGATGGTCCTAGCGAGGGTGTTCCTCGGGTTTTGGCTTGCTTCAGCAAC AATCTCCTCCGTAGAGAGCCCCTGAAGCTTGTCGATGGCGGCGAGTCCCAGAGAACTTTTGTTTACATCAAGGATGCCATTGAAGCTGTTCTTCTGATGATT GAAAACCCTGCTCGAGCCAATGGTCATATCTTCAACGTTGGGAACCCCGACAATGAAGTCACTGTTAGGGAGTTGGCCGAAATGATGACAGAG GTCTACGCTAAGGTCTCAGGAGAGCCCCCGCTGGAGGAGCCTGTGGTCGACGTGAGCGCGAAAGAATTCTACGGCGAAGGGTACGACGACAGCGACAAGAGGATCCCTGACATGACCCTGATCAACAAGCAGCTAG GGTGGAACCCCAAGACCCCTCTCAAGGACCTGCTGGAGACGACGCTGACCTACCAGCACAAGACCTACAAGGAGGCTGTGAAGACGCAGATGTGTCTGGCCACGGCGACGCCTTCAAGCTAG
- the LOC123080958 gene encoding uncharacterized protein, which produces MGNAGSAGAPEQAKKPEEADGGGVGGAPPSTVRFFPAAAQHTARQPPPIKLEGEDLPPPPAAAGEGVEEDMAAPRNLWQVYALGAFLVARWGWAKWKESKDRDDSEDGQLPPPAASS; this is translated from the exons ATGGGCAACGCCGGGAGCGCGGGCGCGCCGGAGCAGGCGAAGAAGCCGGAGGAGGCCGACGGCGGGGGCGTGGGCGGGGCCCCGCCGTCCACCGTGCGgttcttccccgccgccgcgcaGCACACGGCCAGGCAGCCGCCGCCGATTAAGCTCGAGGGGGaggacctgccgccgccgccggccgccgccggcgaGGGCGTGGAGGAGGACATGGCCGCCCCCCGCAACCTCTGGCAG GTGTACGCGCTGGGAGCGTTCCTGGTGGCGCGATGGGGCTGGGCCAAGTGGAAGGAGAGCAAGGACCGAGACGACTCTGAGGATGGCCAGTTGCCGCCGCCGGCTGCTTCATCCTAG